One window of Kosakonia cowanii JCM 10956 = DSM 18146 genomic DNA carries:
- the ytfE gene encoding iron-sulfur cluster repair protein YtfE has protein sequence MAFRDQPLGELALSIPRASALFRKYDMDYCCGGKQTLGRSAARKELDIDVIEAELAKLAEQPLDKEWRTAPLAEIIDHIIVRYHDRHREQLPELILQASKVERVHADKPNVPRGLTKYLTMLHEELSSHMMKEEQILFPMIKQGMGAQAMGPISVMESEHDEAGELLEVIKHTTQNVTPPPEACTTWKAMYNGINTLIDDLMEHISLENNNLFPRALAGEK, from the coding sequence ATGGCTTTCCGCGATCAACCCTTGGGCGAGCTGGCGCTCTCCATTCCCCGCGCCTCTGCTCTGTTTCGTAAATATGATATGGATTACTGCTGCGGCGGTAAGCAGACGCTGGGCCGCTCGGCGGCGCGTAAAGAGCTGGATATCGATGTCATTGAAGCCGAACTGGCGAAACTTGCTGAGCAGCCTCTCGACAAAGAGTGGCGTACGGCGCCGCTGGCAGAGATCATCGACCACATCATTGTGCGTTACCACGATCGCCACCGTGAACAGCTGCCGGAGCTGATTCTGCAAGCCAGCAAAGTGGAGCGCGTCCACGCCGATAAACCGAATGTGCCGCGCGGGTTAACCAAGTACCTCACTATGCTGCATGAGGAGCTCTCCAGCCACATGATGAAGGAGGAGCAGATCCTCTTTCCGATGATTAAACAGGGCATGGGCGCGCAGGCGATGGGGCCAATCAGCGTGATGGAGAGCGAGCATGATGAGGCGGGCGAATTGCTGGAGGTGATTAAGCACACCACGCAAAATGTGACGCCGCCGCCGGAAGCCTGCACCACCTGGAAGGCGATGTATAACGGTATCAACACACTGATTGATGATTTGATGGAACACATCAGCCTGGAAAATAACAATCTTTTCCCGCGTGCCCTCGCAGGTGAAAAATAA